The Xiphophorus hellerii strain 12219 chromosome 5, Xiphophorus_hellerii-4.1, whole genome shotgun sequence genome window below encodes:
- the mogs gene encoding mannosyl-oligosaccharide glucosidase, protein MGRQRKRVVTGDASPYSRRDERPSALNRKEKKKKTDIGKLFINISIGLCIFSLMWFFYAVYMRSSLSKRVVTLHPSSRVLDANSTTAKVSSERFWGSYRPQVYFGMKTRSPRSVVTGMMWMRQFSNSDMSLRHTCEQGDRLQGYSWLMHDGLTFGVQEMRDNDFTLTTEFVKRIGGDHGGDWTWRITAKQHSSAPQPPVISLMFYAAADTQGSLQTHMEEKNRLASITGFSEELGNFKITFRKPVTGELSSTKYASYNYLQTLSPGLEKLTDIVKLSLNRRFVFSPPSGEKRHYIGVDTYKPPHHQNQQKAADPRKESDFVVHQVTVQTPFQIEVLFESGSFYNRPNQLVGSIMTQELERRKAEFNAKFEKIFGLESKGFSQTHIKFAKAALSNMLGGMGYFYGESVVQSVYNEYPLLYPGGALFTAVPSRSFFPRGFLWDEGFHQLLLSKWDPQLTREVIGHWFDLMNIEGWIPREQILGDEARSKVPAEFIVQRNENANPPTLFLALQELIEQLSSKSDESATRPTLPFLRRLFPRLKTWFEWYNTTQTGPKPNSYRWRGRDKDTNLYLNPKTLTSGLDDYPRASHPSADERHVDLHCWMALSSGIMASIAQLLGEPHQDYKVLHDVLRDNNLLNDLHWSEQLRAFSDYGNHTQNVSLQREKVYVPPGQPRHQFPVARLVRSVRRAPKLQYVNALGYVSLFPFLLQILQPDSPKLEHILRDMRDPTKLWTPFGLRSLSKTDPLYMERNTEHDPPYWRGPVWININYLAVRALYHYGNTEGPYQEKAADLYKELRTNIINNVYAQFVETGYIWEQYNDGTGRGQGSHPFTGWSSLTVLMMAEHY, encoded by the exons ATGGGCAGGCAGAGGAAGAGGGTGGTGACAGGTGACGCTTCTCCCTACTCAAGGAGAGACGAGAGGCCCTCTGCACTTAAtcgcaaagagaaaaaaaagaaaacagacattgGAAAATTGTTCATCAATATCTCCATTGGGCTCTGCATATTCAGCCTCATGTGGTTCTTCTATGCCGTCTACATGCGGTCCAGTCTGTCGAAGCGTGTAGTGACTCTGCATCCATCATCTCGCGTTCTTGATGCCAATAGCACCACTGCAAAGGTTTCCTCCGAGAGGTTCTGGGGCTCATACAGGCCTCAGGTCTACTTTGGCATGAAAACAAGAAGCCCCAGGTCCGTTGTGACAG GGATGATGTGGATGCGGCAGTTTTCCAACTCGGACATGAGCCTGAGGCATACTTGTGAGCAGGGTGATCGTTTGCAAGGCTACAGCTGGCTCATGCACGACGGATTGACGTTCGGCGTCCAGGAAATGCGAGATAACGACTTCACCCTAACCACTGAGTTTGTTAAGCGGATTGGTGGGGATCATGGAGGAGACTGGACCTGGAGGATCACAGCCAAACAGCAT AGCTCAGCTCCCCAGCCTCCGGTTATATCCCTGATGTTTTACGCTGCAGCAGACACGCAGGGCTCGCTGCAGACTCACATGGAGGAGAAGAATCGCCTTGCTTCCATCACTGGTTTTTCAGAGGAACTGGGAAACTTTAAGATCACTTTTAGGAAGCCTGTCACTGGGGAATTATCCAGCACAAAATATGCCAG TTACAACTATCTTCAAACCTTGTCTCCTGGTTTAGAGAAGCTGACTGACATTGTGAAGCTCAGTCTGAACCGCAGGTTTGTCTTCAGCCCTCCATCTGGTGAGAAGAGGCATTACATAGGTGTGGACACCTACAAGCCGCCCCAtcaccagaaccagcagaaagCTGCTGACCCACGGAAAGAAAGCGACTTTGTGGTCCACCAGGTGACCGTTCAGACGCCTTTCCAGATTGAAGTTCTGTTTGAGTCTGGAAGTTTCTACAATCGCCCCAACCAGCTCGTCGGTTCTATCATGACTCAGGAGCTGGAAAGGAGGAAAGCTGAATTTAATGCGaagtttgagaaaatatttggaCTAGAGAGTAAAGGTTTTAGCCAGACGCATATCAAATTTGCCAAAGCAGCGCTCAGCAACATGTTGGGTGGAATGGGATATTTTTATGGCGAGTCAGTGGTGCAGTCAGTCTACAACGAATACCCTCTCCTGTACCCCGGAGGTGCTTTATTCACTGCTGTACCGTCACGCTCTTTCTTCCCCAGAGGCTTCCTCTGGGATGAGGGATTTCACCAGCTGCTGCTGAGTAAGTGGGATCCTCAGCTGACCAGAGAGGTGATAGGCCACTGGTTTGACCTAATGAACATTGAAGGCTGGATCCCCCGTGAGCAGATTCTTGGAGACGAGGCTCGCAGTAAAGTCCCAGCTGAATTTATTGTTCAGCGGAACGAAAATGCAAACCCACCTACCCTCTTCTTAGCTCTGCAGGAACTAATTGAACAGCTCTCTTCAAAGTCAGATGAGTCAGCAACTAGACCAACCCTGCCTTTCCTTCGAAGGCTGTTCCCCAGGCTGAAGACCTGGTTTGAGTGGTACAACACCACACAGACGGGGCCAAAGCCCAACTCATACCGCTGGCGTGGACGAGACAAGGACACTAACCTGTACCTTAATCCTAAAACTTTAACCTCTGGACTGGATGATTACCCAAGGGCCTCTCATCCCTCCGCAGATGAGCGGCATGTGGATTTGCACTGCTGGATGGCCTTGTCCTCAGGCATCATGGCCAGCATAGCTCAACTTCTAGGCGAGCCCCATCAGGACTATAAAGTCCTGCACGATGTGCTCAGAGACAACAACCTGCTCAATGACCTTCACTGGTCAGAGCAACTCCGTGCCTTCAGTGACTATGGCAACCACACACAAAACGTTTCCTTGCAACGGGAGAAGGTGTACGTACCGCCCGGACAGCCCCGCCATCAGTTTCCCGTGGCACGTCTCGTACGCTCCGTCCGCAGGGCCCCCAAGCTGCAGTACGTCAACGCTCTCGGTTATGTCAGCTTGTTCCCCTTCTTACTCCAAATCCTCCAGCCCGACTCGCCAAAACTGGAACACATCCTCCGAGACATGAGAGACCCCACTAAGCTGTGGACGCCCTTTGGCCTGCGCTCTCTCTCGAAGACTGATCCACTGTATATGGAGAGAAACACGGAGCATGATCCCCCATACTGGAGGGGACCAGTTTGGATCAACATCAACTACCTGGCAGTCAGAGCTCTCTATCACTATGGTAACACAGAAGGGCCATACCAAGAGAAGGCAGCTGATCTTTATAAGGAACTCAGGACTAATATTATAAACAATGTTTATGCGCAGTTTGTTGAAACAGGGTATATCTGGGAACAGTACAATGATGGGACTGGCAGGGGCCAAGGAAGCCACCCCTTCACTGGCTGGTCATCCTTGACAGTATTAATGATGGCTGAGCATTACTGA
- the pdcd4a gene encoding programmed cell death protein 4a yields the protein MATQVDAWSSAPQADGAVTLDHQPEASCPYSDDDDGLDEAEVNGNWTPQEKALHEARLKAKAKRRLRRSSSRNSTSESVSESGETPGGDPHAVKGKVHNNDRKSRTGKGRGLPKKGGAGGKGVWGAPGMVYEAEEPDVRDPNYDEAAQGDTVYETVVPEVEEKELEKMVNPIVLEYFEHGDTKEVEVLLKELNLGQHKYEFTSVAVSLSLEGKASHRELTSRLLSDLSGKMLTQGEMAHAFDKMLKELPDLILDTPEAPQMLGQFIARGIADHVLPMNFLDSYKGKVDCEHARVTLDRAAVLLSMKKGMIGLDNVWGVGGGLRPVKHLVKKMNLLLKEYLISGDVSEAEHCLRDLEVPHFHHELVYEAIVMVLESNGDTASHMMMKLLQSFWKTGLITVDQMNRGFQRVYDELHEICLDVPHAHPIMEAFVDLCYQESVITKQLRDACPFRGRKRFVSEGDGGLIKN from the exons GGGCGGTTACTTTGGATCACCAGCCCGAGGCCAGCTGTCCTTACAGTGATGACGATGATGGACTGGACGAGGCGGAGGTCAATGGCAACTGGACGCCCCAAGAGAAAGCACTCCATGAGGCTCGCCTCAAAGCCAAAGCCAAGCGTCGCCTGCGCAGGTCCTCATCCCGCAACTCGACAAGCGAGTCCGTCTCAGAGTCAGGCGAGACGCCAGGAGGCGACCCGCACGCCGTGAAGGGCAAAGTTCACAACAACGACCGCAAGTCGAGGACAGGCAAAGGCAGAGGCTTGCCAAAGAAAG GTGGGGCAGGCGGAAAAGGAGTTTGGGGTGCTCCTGGGATGGTTTATGAAGCTGAAGAGCCGGATGTTCGGGACCCCAACTATGATGAAGCTGCTCAG GGCGACACTGTTTATGAAACGGTTGTGCCAGAGGTAGAAGAGAAGGAACTAGAAAAAATGGTAAACCCGATCGTATTGGAGTACTTTGAACACGGAGACACAAAAGAGGTTGAG GTGTTGCTGAAGGAGCTCAACCTGGGCCAACATAAGTACGAGTTTACCTCCGTGGCTGTGTCCCTGTCCCTGGAAGGCAAGGCCAGTCACAGGGAGCTGACTTCCCGCCTGCTGTCCGATCTGTCGGGGAAGATGCTCACGCAGGGTGAGATGGCCCACGCTTTCGATAAGATGCTGAAAGAACTGCCAGACCTCATTCTGGACACGCCAGAGGCCCCTCAG ATGTTAGGCCAGTTCATAGCCCGAGGCATAGCCGATCACGTCCTTCCCATGAACTTCCTGGATAGCTACAAAGGGAAAGTGGACTGTGAGCACGCTAG AGTGACTTTAGATCGTGCTGCAGTGCTGCTGTCCATGAAAAAAGGGATGATTGGTCTTGATAATGTGTGGGGTGTTGGTGGAGGTCTGAGACCCGTTAAACATCTTGTCAAAAAG ATGAACCTTCTTCTCAAAGAGTACCTGATATCCGGGGACGTGTCTGAGGCAGAGCACTGTCTGCGGGACCTGGAAGTCCCTCACTTCCATCATGAGCTGGTCTATGAG GCTATAGTGATGGTGCTGGAGTCAAATGGGGACACTGCCAGTCACATGATGATGAAACTTCTGCAGTCCTTCTGGAAAACAGGCCTCATCACAGTGGATCAGATGAACAGG GGTTTCCAGCGCGTGTATGACGAGCTGCATGAGATCTGTCTGGATGTGCCCCATGCCCACCCCATCATGGAGGCCTTTGTGGATCTCTGCTACCAGGAGTCTGTCATCACCAAACAGCTGCGAGACGCCTGTCCTTTCAG AGGGCGGAAGCGCTTTGTAAGCGAAGGAGACGGGGGATTGATCAAGAACTAA